The Chryseobacterium sp. LJ668 genome segment AAAAGTAAATATGGTCCTAAAAATTAGAATATTTAATTTTATTGTTATAAAACTTCCCGCTTCCGTCATACGACTTCCAGCTATCTCCTAACTTCTTCTTATCTTTGCCAAGGATATTTTATTCTTTAAATCATTTAATTTTTTAATCATAAACTATGAAAACATACGCAGGAATTCCTGAAGAAAATGCTTCGTTAGAAAATTCAAAAGTTGTTTTGGTAACGGTACCTTATGACGGAACATCAACCTGGGGAAAAGGAGCAGATAAAGGTCCGGAATTGTTCCTTGACGCTTCTGAAAACATGGAATTGTACGATATTGAAACAGGAACAGAACCTTATTTGGAAGGTGTTTATTTAGCAGGAGAAATTTCAGAGAATTCTACACCTGAAGCAATGACAGAATCGGTTTATCAGAAAACGAAAGAGCTTTTGGCAACAGATAAATTGTTCACGCTTTTTGGTGGAGAGCATTCAGTTTCTATAGGTTCAATCCGTGCAGTGGGAGAAAAGTTTGAAAATTTGACCGTTCTTCAGTTGGATGCACATACAGACCTTCGCCCGGAGTTTCATGGTTCCACTTCTAATCATGCGTGTGCGGTTTTTGAAGCTAATCAGAAGCATAATTTAGTGCAGGTGGGAATTCGTTCTATGGATGTTGAAGAGGTAGAATATTTACCGGAAGGAAGAGTGTTTTTTGCACATGAAATTGCCAATAATGAAAACTGGGTGAATGATGTCTTAGAAAAAGTTTCCGGGAATGTGTATATCACAATTGATTTGGATGCATTTGATCCATCAATTGCTCCATCAACCGGAACTCCGGAACCGGGTGGTTTGCAATGGTACCCGACTTTGGAATTGCTTAGAAAAGTTTTCGAAAAATGTAATGTTGTTGCTTTTGACATTGTGGAATTGATGGATTCTGCGAATTCAAAACCAAGCGCATTCTTAGCTGCCAAATTGTATTATAAAATGCTAGCTTATTATCACATCAACAGAAACTAAAATTCCGCAGGAAACGGATTTTTTCTTTCGGTTTTTCTTTGGAAATTTGTGATACAAAATAAATGAGAATGTCTACACAAGACGAAATAGATTATCACAGAATTGCCAAAGCGATTGATTTTATTCAAAGCAATTTTAAGCTTCAGCCCAATTTGGATGAGGTGGCAGAGAACGTCAGTCTGAGCCCGGCACATTTTCAGAAAATATTCACCGATTGGGCAGGAACAAGTCCGAAGAAATTTTTGCAGTTCATTAGTCTTGAGCATGCGAAAAGTTTATTAAAAGAAGAAAAAGCCACGCTGTTTGATGCAGCTTTAGAAACTGGACTTTCAAGTACAAGCAGATTGCACGATTTGTTCGTGAAAATTGAAGGAATGTCGCCTGCAGAATATAAAAACGGCGGTAAAAATTTACAGATCAATTACAGTTTTTCCGAAAGTCCGTTTGGGAATATTATTACCGCTTCCACAGAAAAGGGGATCTGTTACATGGCTTTCGAAGAGGCTAAAGAATATGCATTGAGAGATTTAATGAATAAATTTCCCAATGCATCTTTCTTTGAAAAACTGGATGAGTTTCAGCAAAATGCATTGTCGATTTTCACCAAAGACTGGTCAAAACTTAACACGATAAAACTGCATCTTAAAGGAACAGATTTTCAGCTCAAAGTATGGGAAAGCTTATTAACTATCCCTATGGGAAAATTATCCACATATGGTAATTTAGCCGGTAAAATAGGAAATTCGAAAGCTTCAAGAGCAGTAGGAACAGCAATTGGCAGTAATCCGGTTGCATTCCTGATTCCGTGTCATCGGGTGATACAGTCTTCAGGAAAAATTGGCGGCTATATGTGGGGAAGTGACAGGAAACAGATGATTATTGGCTGGGAAAGTTCTAGAGTTTATGGTGATTCTTTAAACACGAAGTAATGATGAGTTTATTCGAAGATATATCAGAATATCCTTTTAATATTCTTCCTAAAGATGGAATCGTTCATTATTACGGAAAGGTTTTTTCTAAGGAAAAATCAGATTTTTATTATGATTATTTATTCAATCAAATTCCCTGGGAAAATGATGAGGCTGTGATTTTTGGTAAATTAATTTTAACGAAAAGAAAAGTGGCATGGTTTGGAGAAAAGCCTTTTGAATATACCTACTCAAAACGAACAAAATATGCCAAACTTTGGACTCCGGAATTATTAGCATTAAAACAGAAATGCGAAGAAGTTACCGGAGAAATTTACAATTCCTGCCTGCTTAATTTATACCACGACGGAAGCGAAGGAATGGCGTATCACAGCGATGGTGAAAAAGATCTGAAAAAACATGGCGCAATCGCTTCATTAACTTTCGGGGCAGAAAGAAAATTCTTATTTAAACATAAAGCGACCAAAGAAAAAGTAGAATTACTTCTTGAAAACGGAAGTTTACTGGTCATGAAAGGCGAAACCCAAGATCATTGGATGCACCGGCTTCCGCCGACCACAAAAGTGAAAGCTCCACGAGTAAATTTGACGTTCCGAACGATTGAAGAATAAAAAAAACAGTGTAAATCACACTGCTATTCTTTTTCTTAATTTCGTTCTATCATCTACTTATTTCAAAACTTCAGCTTCGATAGAAGAATCTTCAAAAACTTTTATAAAAGCTTTCGTGTAATCTTCTTTCGTTGCAACATTCGGATTGTCTAAAAATTTCTGCGGATTTACCGAGAAAAGGGGAAACCAGGTCGAACTTATCTGAATTTGAATCCTATGTCCTTTTTTAAAGGTATGTACCACATCTTGCAATCTGAAATTCACTGCTGTTTTTTGATTCGGAACCAAGGCTTCTGCTCTCTCTCTTGAATTTCTGAATCTGGCAGGCATTATTTCACTTCTTACCATCTGATGGTAATTTCCGTAGACTACACCTTCTTTTTTCTCTGCAGGTTTAAAATCTTCAGGATATACATCGATTAATTTCAACGCAAAATCTGCATCTGTAGAAGTAGAGGCAATATTTAATTTTGCCATAATTTCTCCTGCGAAAGTCATGTCTTCCGTCAAAACATCTGTAGTAAAAGTAAGAACATCAGGTCGTCCTACTGCAAACCGCTGGTCTTCCGACATATAATTTCTTGGGGTGAAACCGTTAAAGTCTTTCAGGTTATCTGAACTTAGAACAGGATTGTCAGGATCACTATAATATTCTGTAGCGCTTTGTCCTGAATTATTTTTTAAGGTTCCGTTTACCAGGTAGAAATTAACTTTTTGTGTGTTTTTTGGGGGATATTGTGCAAATTCTTTCCATTTTTTTGCGCCGGTGTCGTACATCAAAGCTTCCGGTAAGCCTGCGTCTTGTTTTGTATCTCCTTTTAAATAATGATTGAAAAATTTAGTCTCAATACTTTTCTGATAATACGTTGCAATGCTATCTCCGAAATAAATCTGATTGTGAAAATGTTTCCCTTCCTCGCGTCCCCACCCTCCATGCGAAAAAGGTCCCATTACGATTGTGTTTTTAGCTTTTGGGCTTGTCTTTTCAATGGTTTTGTAGATATTAAGAGGTCCTGAAAGATCTTCAGCATCAAACCAGCCACCGACAGTAATTACCGCATGATTTATATTTTTCAGATGCGGGAGAAGACTCCTTTTCTGCCAATATTCATCGTAATTCGGATGATTCATAATTTCTGTCATGAAGAAGTTGTCCTTATAATATTTGTTATAGGCTTCTTTCAAAGTTCCCATGTCTCTGTAAAATTTCAAGCCGTCTTCTGAAGTGGTTTTAATCATAGAATCTGAGTACCACGCTTTGTTTTCGGCTTTTGTTTTCTGAACTCCAAAAACGGGAAACGTTTTGAAATAGCCTAGCATAAATTTTCCATTATGAAGAAAGTCATCATTCCAGAAATCTGAAATTGGAGCCTGCGGAGAAGAAGCGACTAAAGAAGGATGCTGCGCCAAAGTTCCTACCGCAGTATAAAATCCGGGATAAGAAGTTCCGTATTGACCGACTTTTCCGTTATTGTATTTGATGTTTTTGACCAGCCAATCAATGGTATCGTAGGTATCGGTACTTTCGTCAACATCTTTTTTTGTTTTACGTTCTACCTGCGGCGTCATGTTGGTAAAAGTTCCTTGGCTCATATATCTTCCACGCACATCCTGATATACAAAAATGTATTTGTCTTTCATCAAATATGGGTTTGGGCCAAGTTTGGTTTTAAATTCATTTTCACCATATGGAGCAATGCTGTAGCATGTTCTCTGCATTAAAAATGGATATTTCTGCTTTTTTGAGATATCTTTTGGGATGTAAATCGCTGTAAAAAGTTTAACCCCATCGCGCATGGTGATGTACATTTCCTTTTTGGTGAAATTATCTTTAACAAAGTTGTCTGTCGGAGTTGTACTTTGAGATTTTCCTAAGATAAAAAATAAAAGCAGCACTAAAGAAAACGGAATCTTCATAATTGAAATTTTGGCTAATTTATTAATAAAAATGCTATATACTGAATCCTTTTAAAAATAAAAAATCCCTGAGAAAATTCAGGGATAAAATTTTAATATGTGTTGACTTTAATTAAGCTTTCAAGTATCTTGAATATGCGTAACCTTCTTGTCCGTCAGAAGTTTTAACCTTCCACCAGTCGTCAGAAGTCTGCTCAATTAATGTAACAGAAGAACCTTTTGCAGCTTTTCCTACAACGGCAGCATCCGTTGAAGGTTCTTGTCTGATATTGAGGTTAGAATCTTCTGTAGCAATGGTAAGATTAGCACCTGCAGCCAAACCGGCAACCTGTACATCAACATTGATGTCTGAAGCAGAATATGTAGAATCAATAGCTCCTAAGGCATTCCATACAGCATCTTTTGCAGCAGTATTGGATGCATTTCCGGAAATATATAAAATTCCGTCCTGCTCCTGAACCTGTAGATTTGAAACTCCCGCAGACTGAGCTGCAGAAACCACACTTGAATATTTATCTTGTAATGTGCTCATCTGTTAGTTTTTTACTGTGTAGTTATAATTTACTTTTCCAACTTTCAAGGCATCAACAGATTCTTTGATTTTTCTTGCCTGTAATGAAGATACATTTCCTGTCAGCGTCAATTCACCGTTTACTACCTCAACTTTTACAGTTGGGAAATCTTTCACGGCATCCTGTACTTTTTGCTGAACCATAGGATCAACAGCCGTTGTAGTTTCTACCGGCATTGGATCAGGAGTTGCTTCAGCAATTGTCGCCATATCATGAACATCTTTTACCCCTTTGATTTCTTTCAGAGATTTGATAGCAGCATCTTTTTCTGCCTGTGAAGCGAATGTTCCGCCTAGATGGGCAACACCTTCTTTTACTTCTACAGTTGCAGACGGATTTGAGGTTACAATGGTAGTTGCCTGAGTCTGAAGATCAGCATCAGAAACTTTCTTTTTGCACGAAATAGATCCAAATGATACTGCCAAAGCTAAGGCAGACATTGTGATTGTTTTTTTCATAATTGTTTAATTTAATGTTTTAATTACACTCAAATGTAATAATAAAATGTATACCATTTCTCTAAAAAATAAATAAATATGTAAATTTTTTCTTTTAATGTTGTCATAATCTGCACGTTAATTTTCATAATAATAGTTTTGATGTAGTTTAACAAAATTTTAAGCTTCAAGAATAAAAACCTTTATATTTGCGATTATTGAACTATAGATATGAAAGGACAGAATAAATTATTTATTGCGATCATCATTGCTTTGATCGTGGGTGTTGCAATTGGAGGATTTGTACATATTCAGTATCCTGAAAGTGCAAAACCATTCTCACAAAACATCAAACTTTTAGGAACCGTTTTTATCAGATTGGTACAGATGATCATCGCACCGCTGGTTTTCACAACCTTGGTGGTAGGAATTGCAAAAATGAGCGACATCAAGATGATCGGAAGGGTAGGATCAAAAGCTATGCTGTGGTTTATTTCGGCATCTCTTATTTCTCTTTTTATCGGTCTGGTTTTGGTAAATTGGCTTGAGCCGGGTCACGTTACGAAGCTTCCGATTCAGGATGCGGCGTCTGCTGAAGAGCTCCTAAAATCAAGCAAAGGCTTCTCGATGGAAGATTTTGTCAAACATATTATCCCTAAAAGTATTTTTGAAGCTTTTGCAACCAATGAAGTTCTTCAGATTGTTGTTTTTTCAATCATGTTTGGGGTTGCTTTGGCAAATCTCGGTGATGAATACGCACAACCTGTCATCAAATTATTCGATGTTGTAGCGCATGCGATTCTGAAAATGGTAGGCTACATCATGTGGTTTGCACCGCTTGGAGTACTTGGAGCGATTGCAGCGGTGGTTGCCACCAACGGCTTTGAAATCTTTAAAGTATACGCCATTTACCTTCGAGACTTTTTCTTTGCTTTAGGAATTCTGTGGCTTGTATTGCTGTTAGTAGGATATTTAATTTTGGGTAACCGTCTTTTTGAACTGTTAAGAAGAATAAAATCTCCCTTATTAATTGCTTTTTCAACTACAAGTTCGGAAGCTGTTTTTCCTAAATTGGTAGAAGAATTAGAAAGATTCGGGTGTAATAACAGAGTAGTATCGTTTATATTACCGCTAGGATACTCATTCAATTTGGATGGAAGCATGATGTACATGACCTTTGCATCGATTTTTATCGCTCAAATTTATGGAATTGAAATGTCTGTCGGACAGCAAGTTACAATGCTTCTTGTTCTGATGCTGACTTCAAAAGGAATTGCAGGCGTTCCAAGAGCTTCTCTGGTGATTATTGTCGCCACATGTTCTATGTTTGGAATTCCACCGGAAGGGATCGCATTAATTTTGCCAATCGATCATTTCTGCGACATGGGAAGAAGCATGACCAACGTTCTGGGGAATGCTTTAGCAACATCCGCCGTTTCAAAATGGGAAGGACAGCTCGATAATCATGGAGGAGATATGTAAAATATTAATTTAACTTAAATAAACGGTCAATAGAGAATTTCTTCTCTGTTGGCCATTTTTTATGAAATTTGTATTACTTTGCTGAGTGAAACGCCTTTGCGAACGAAAAATATTTTCAATCATTTAAATAGAAACTTTGCGAACTTTGCGTTAAAAATAGATTGAAAACCTATCATTAAATGAATTTACAACAACATAAAAATAAAATTGCTGATAAAGGTTTTTCCGTTATCAGCAATGTTTTTTCTGAGGAAGAAATTGAAAAAATAAGTACAGTCATTCAGAATATAGATACTTCAAAGGAAACTTTCAGGAAATCGGAAGACCTTTTTGCAATCCGACAGTTTTTAAAGGAAGTCTCAGAGGTGAAAGATTTGATTTTTAATGAAAATTTAAAAACAATTATCAAAGAGATTTTTGGCGAAAATTATTTTGTTGTCAAAAGTATTTACTTCGATAAACCCGAAAAATCAAACTGGTATGTCGCCTATCATCAGGATTTAACGATTTCGGTTGATAAGAAAATTAACTTGGAAAACTTCGGGCCGTGGACCACAAAACAGAATCAATTCGCCGTTCAGCCGCCGATTCATATTCTGGAAAATATTTTTACAGTAAGAATTCATTTGGATGATACTGATGAAAATAACGGTGCCCTGAAAGTAGTTCCAAAATCTCATTCAAAAGGAATTTACAGACCCGAAACCATCGACTGGAACGTGGAAACAGAAAACATCTGCAATGTAGAAAAGGGTGGAATTATGATTATGAAACCGTTGTTACTGCATGGCTCAAACCGAACGACCAACGGAAAGAGAAGAAGGGTAATTCATATCGAGTTTTCTGATGTAGAATTACAAAAAGAATTACATTGGTCAGAAAGATTAAAATGATTTCTTTATACAATAATTGCACCTTAAACCTTTCTTAAATCTTTTTCTTTTTCATTTTAATTCTGATATGTAAAATAAAAATTCCTGCTGATTTACAGAAAAAATTACATATATATGTCTATTGTAATATATGTGAAATGATTTTTAGAAAACAAGTTATTTTAGTATCAATAGGCATCGTTTTTTTGTCATGCAATAAAGACAAGAAGTTACAGCCAGAAAGTGTAAAGAAACCTGAAGTTTCCACAATAACTTTCCCCGTGTGGGAGAAATCAATTCCCGATTCTGAACTTGTGACAGGTACAGAAACTTATAATGACGGGATGATTTCTAATGTGTCAAATCCTGCAATAACAATCTTCTCCCCTGCAAAAAACAATACCGGCGTTGCCATAATCGTATTTCCCGGCGGAGGATACAATAAACTGGCTATAGAACTTGAAGGTTCTGAAATTTGCAAGTGGCTTTCATCAATCGGAATTACAGGAGTGCTGCTGAAATATCGTGTACCAGCTTCCGGACCTCATTATGATAAGGATTGTAATTGCGAAAAAGATCCTATCAAACCATTGGCATTGCAGGATGCGCAACGAGCATTGGGCTTAATCCGTTATCAGGCAAAGGAATTAAAGATTAATCCGAATAAAATCGGAGTGATGGGATTTTCTGCCGGCGGACATCTGGTTGCTGATATCAGTAATCATTACAAAAAAAGAGCTTATACAATAGCGGATAATGCTGATAAAATAAGCTGCAGACCAGACTTTGCATTGGCCTTCTACCCCGGACACATGAGGTTTCATACAGATAAGCCGTACGAGTTAAACCGTACCATCTCTGTAGATAGCAAGACCCCGCCAACATTTATTTTGCATGCAGGCAACGACTCCATTAATTCTGTGGAAAATTCACTGGTCTATTATATGGCACTGCAGAAGGCTGGAGTTCCAGCTGAATTTCACATTTATGAAGAAGGAGGACATGCCTTTGGATTAAATCAATCAGCCCAAAAGATTCCTAATTGGTCTGAACTGCCGATTGCTGATTGGGAAAAATTGGTTGAAAGATGGCTGCGAACGATTAAAATGACATCTCACTAATAAAACTACCTTGAATATAAAACAAAACCTCTTACAAATCGAAAGAGGTTTATCATTTTTAATTTTCAAATTTCTATTTCAAAGAAATCTCATCCACAAAAATATAAGCATCACCACCCGCACCTTGATGCCATTCCGGAAGTTTTCCAAAATGATACGCTTTCACTTTTAGGTAACGTGCTTCGGTTGGAAGAATATCAGTGGCAAAATCTTTCACCTGAACTGTTTCATCTTTGGCATCAATGTTATTTTCCAAAGTTTTTAGAAGAATGAAAGTTTTACCATCCATTGAAGCGTAATATTCTACTTTATTAGGCATTAAAATCCATGCACGGCTGTCCTGCAGATAGGTTGATGAAATATATTTGATCTGTTGAGGCGATTTAAAATCAATAACAGCTTCAACGGTTTGTCCTTGATAACCCTGCCATTCTCCTTTTCTCCAATTGATGTCACCGTTGATTCCGTCAATCAAAGCAAACTTTCCGCCTGCCGTATATTGTGGATTAACATTAGCATTGATGGTTATATCCCAATGATTGGGTCTTCTGTTGAAATTGGCAGTTGTGATTCCGCTTTTTTCTCCATTTCTTTCAGCGTATGTAGAAACCTGAGTCGTTTTATTGATCATAAAAGGCTCTTTATAAACTTTAAAGGTTTTTCTAACGTTGGCGTCATCTTCGTCCAAAGTCATGTAATAAACTTTATCTTTCTCATTTAGCGGAGTGATTTTCACCTGAGTGGTAAAATCAAAAAGTCTGTCGGCCGCAATTACTGGTGAAGCTGTTTGTTCAGGATATTTTAAATCTTTAGCAACTTTTACATTTTCAAAACCTAGTTTTTTTAGCTCACTTTTTGGAGTGCTTTTCGTAATGATTCTCGTTGTTCCGTCTTCCAGATGTAGTTTAATTTCATCAAAATAAGGTGTCACGGTTTCCCATTCAGGTTTCCCAGGAGTTACGGCATAAATTCCCATTGAGCTTAAAATAAACCATGCACTCATTTGTCCGCAATCTTCATTTCCGATCAATCCATCCGGCGAATTTTTGTAGAAATTATCAAGAATATATTTAATTTTTGCTTCCGTTTTCTGTGGCTTATCAACGAAATTATAGAGATAAGCAATGTGATGACTCGGTTCGTTTCCTTGAGCGTATTGTCCCATCAATCCGGTAATATCCACCTGTTCTCTTCCTGTTGTTTTATCAGAAGCTGAGAAAATCGCATCAATAAATTGTTCGAATTTTTCTTTTCCACCATGTGCTTCAATCAATCCCGGAATATCCTGCGGAACCGAATATGAGTAATGCCACGAATTTCCTTCCGTATAATTGTTGTTGACTTCACTCGGATCAAACGGTTCGTACCAGTTTCCGTTTTTTCTAGCCTGCATAAAACCATTATTCGGATTGTAAAGGTTTTTCCAGTTTTGAGAACGTTTCATGAAGTATTCGTAGTCTTCTTTTTTGTTTAAAATTTTTGCCATCTGAGCGATGCACCAGTCGTCGTAAGCATATTCAAGGGTTTTTGAAACGCTTTCGTGCTCATCATCAATGCTGATATAGTTGTTTTGTTTGTAAGCATTTAAACCAAAAATATCCAGCATCGCCGAATTTTTTGAAGCTTCAAACGCTTTTTCATAATCAAAACCTGTTACTCCTTTCGTCATCGCATCTGCAATTACAGAAACTGAATGATAACCGATCATACATTCCGTTTCATTGGAAGCCAGTTCCCAAACGGGAAGTTTTCCGCCCTGTTCGTATTGTTTGATAAAAGTATTGACAAAATCTGCCGTTCTTTTTCGGTCAATCAATGACATCAAAGGGTGTGCTCCTCTGAATGTATCCCAAAGCGAGAAAACGGAATAGTATCCGAAATCTTTCGCCATGTAAAATTTGTTGTCCCTGCCACGGTATTTTCCGTCAACATCCATGTTGATATTGGGTTGCGTGAAAACGTGGTATAAAGCCGTGTAGAAAACGGTAAGTTTATCTTTGTCGGAAGATTTGACTTGAATTTTTGAAAGTTCTTTGTTCCAATCTGCTTCGGCTTGTTTTTTAATGATTTCAAAATCATTTGAATTTCCTTCAGCCAGCATGTTTTTTCCTGCACCTTCGTAATCTGTAGGAGAAATTGAAACTTTTACAAGGATTTTTTCTCCTTTTTTAACTTTGCTTGAAAATGCAATTTGAATTTTTGTTCCGTTATAATTTGTATCAGCAACACTAGGTCGTGATGGACTCTCAACCAGTGATTTTGTTTCAATCATCGGTTTTGAAAACTCAATTCTCGCATAAATGTATTGATTGGTTGCCCAAGCTTCACTTCTTCTGAAAACTTCGATGGTTTTGCTGTCAATAATTTTTACTTCACCTTCCAGCAATTTATCTCTGTGATTTAAGTCTAAAATAATATTGGCGTTTCCAGCTTTGTTGAAGGTGTATTCGTGATAACCGACTCTTTTTGTTGTTGTTAAACGAACATCAATGTTATGCTTATCCAATTTTACCGAATAAAATCCTGCCGTTGCTTTCTCATTTTTATGAGAAAATTTTGATGAATATTCTTTCGGTGTCAGTCCCGGATTTCCCATGGTCGGCATGAGCATAATATCGCCATAATCAGACACTCCGGTTCCGTTCAGATGCGTATGAGAGAAGCCATAAATCACTGAATCTGAGTAATGATAGCCACTGCAGCCATCCCAGCTTCCGTCAATTCGGGTGTCGGGAGAAAGCTGAACCATCCCAAAAGGTACAATTGCACCAGGAAATGTATGACCGTGGCCGCCCGTTCCGATGAAAGGATTGATGTATTGCGAATAATTTTGTGAAAATAAATTATGGGTAATAATTCCCAAAAGAATAATCAATATTTTTTTCATGAAGATTAAAATTAAAATCCCCCTAAAATACTATAATATTTCGTTCTGCAAAAGAATTTATCTATCACCCAGTTTGTTGATTTTAAATAGCTAAAATTTCCGTAAATTTGTAGACAATTTATATTTTTATGTTGACTAAAGAAAAGGTTCAGGATTTCCTTAAAGAAATAGAAGTAGATGATTTGGTGAGTAACTTTCAGGTAATGGGAAGCGATGTTTACATCGATATGACTGCACATTCACCGGCAATGCACGAAAAAAAGAAGCTTGAGGCAGCAATGAAGCAGGCATTTGCAAGCGAGTTTGGGGAAGAAATTAATTTAAAACTGAAAATAGTTTCTCCCGAGCCAAGCGAAGTACAGCTAAGTCAGATTAAAGGAAAACAAATCCCCGGAATTCAAAATATTATTGCCATCGCATCCGGAAAAGGTGGGGTAGGTAAGTCTACTGTTGCTGCGAATCTAGCAGTAACGTTAGCAAAAATGGGTTTTAAAGTTGGAATATTAGATGCCGATATTTACGGACCGTCTGTTCCTACGATGTTTGATACAGAAGGTCAGAAGCCAATTTCTGTTGATGTAAACGGGAAAAGCTTAATGAAACCGATCGAAAATTATGGTGTGAAAATGCTTTCTATAGGATATTTTTCTGGAGCCAATCAGGCTGTTGTCTGGAGAGGACCGATGGCATCAAAGGCATTGAACCAAATGATCAGAGATGCAGCTTGGGGAGAATTGGATTTCTTGTTGATCGACCTTCCTCCGGGAACGGGTGATATTCATTTGTCGATCATTCAGGAAGTTCCTGTAACGGGAGCGGTGATCGTAAGTACACCTCAACATGTTGCTTTGGCGGATG includes the following:
- the speB gene encoding agmatinase; amino-acid sequence: MKTYAGIPEENASLENSKVVLVTVPYDGTSTWGKGADKGPELFLDASENMELYDIETGTEPYLEGVYLAGEISENSTPEAMTESVYQKTKELLATDKLFTLFGGEHSVSIGSIRAVGEKFENLTVLQLDAHTDLRPEFHGSTSNHACAVFEANQKHNLVQVGIRSMDVEEVEYLPEGRVFFAHEIANNENWVNDVLEKVSGNVYITIDLDAFDPSIAPSTGTPEPGGLQWYPTLELLRKVFEKCNVVAFDIVELMDSANSKPSAFLAAKLYYKMLAYYHINRN
- a CDS encoding bifunctional helix-turn-helix domain-containing protein/methylated-DNA--[protein]-cysteine S-methyltransferase, with the translated sequence MSTQDEIDYHRIAKAIDFIQSNFKLQPNLDEVAENVSLSPAHFQKIFTDWAGTSPKKFLQFISLEHAKSLLKEEKATLFDAALETGLSSTSRLHDLFVKIEGMSPAEYKNGGKNLQINYSFSESPFGNIITASTEKGICYMAFEEAKEYALRDLMNKFPNASFFEKLDEFQQNALSIFTKDWSKLNTIKLHLKGTDFQLKVWESLLTIPMGKLSTYGNLAGKIGNSKASRAVGTAIGSNPVAFLIPCHRVIQSSGKIGGYMWGSDRKQMIIGWESSRVYGDSLNTK
- a CDS encoding alpha-ketoglutarate-dependent dioxygenase AlkB family protein, whose amino-acid sequence is MSLFEDISEYPFNILPKDGIVHYYGKVFSKEKSDFYYDYLFNQIPWENDEAVIFGKLILTKRKVAWFGEKPFEYTYSKRTKYAKLWTPELLALKQKCEEVTGEIYNSCLLNLYHDGSEGMAYHSDGEKDLKKHGAIASLTFGAERKFLFKHKATKEKVELLLENGSLLVMKGETQDHWMHRLPPTTKVKAPRVNLTFRTIEE
- a CDS encoding CocE/NonD family hydrolase, producing the protein MKIPFSLVLLLFFILGKSQSTTPTDNFVKDNFTKKEMYITMRDGVKLFTAIYIPKDISKKQKYPFLMQRTCYSIAPYGENEFKTKLGPNPYLMKDKYIFVYQDVRGRYMSQGTFTNMTPQVERKTKKDVDESTDTYDTIDWLVKNIKYNNGKVGQYGTSYPGFYTAVGTLAQHPSLVASSPQAPISDFWNDDFLHNGKFMLGYFKTFPVFGVQKTKAENKAWYSDSMIKTTSEDGLKFYRDMGTLKEAYNKYYKDNFFMTEIMNHPNYDEYWQKRSLLPHLKNINHAVITVGGWFDAEDLSGPLNIYKTIEKTSPKAKNTIVMGPFSHGGWGREEGKHFHNQIYFGDSIATYYQKSIETKFFNHYLKGDTKQDAGLPEALMYDTGAKKWKEFAQYPPKNTQKVNFYLVNGTLKNNSGQSATEYYSDPDNPVLSSDNLKDFNGFTPRNYMSEDQRFAVGRPDVLTFTTDVLTEDMTFAGEIMAKLNIASTSTDADFALKLIDVYPEDFKPAEKKEGVVYGNYHQMVRSEIMPARFRNSRERAEALVPNQKTAVNFRLQDVVHTFKKGHRIQIQISSTWFPLFSVNPQKFLDNPNVATKEDYTKAFIKVFEDSSIEAEVLK
- a CDS encoding SH3 domain-containing protein, with product MSTLQDKYSSVVSAAQSAGVSNLQVQEQDGILYISGNASNTAAKDAVWNALGAIDSTYSASDINVDVQVAGLAAGANLTIATEDSNLNIRQEPSTDAAVVGKAAKGSSVTLIEQTSDDWWKVKTSDGQEGYAYSRYLKA
- a CDS encoding BON domain-containing protein; the protein is MKKTITMSALALAVSFGSISCKKKVSDADLQTQATTIVTSNPSATVEVKEGVAHLGGTFASQAEKDAAIKSLKEIKGVKDVHDMATIAEATPDPMPVETTTAVDPMVQQKVQDAVKDFPTVKVEVVNGELTLTGNVSSLQARKIKESVDALKVGKVNYNYTVKN
- a CDS encoding dicarboxylate/amino acid:cation symporter, producing the protein MKGQNKLFIAIIIALIVGVAIGGFVHIQYPESAKPFSQNIKLLGTVFIRLVQMIIAPLVFTTLVVGIAKMSDIKMIGRVGSKAMLWFISASLISLFIGLVLVNWLEPGHVTKLPIQDAASAEELLKSSKGFSMEDFVKHIIPKSIFEAFATNEVLQIVVFSIMFGVALANLGDEYAQPVIKLFDVVAHAILKMVGYIMWFAPLGVLGAIAAVVATNGFEIFKVYAIYLRDFFFALGILWLVLLLVGYLILGNRLFELLRRIKSPLLIAFSTTSSEAVFPKLVEELERFGCNNRVVSFILPLGYSFNLDGSMMYMTFASIFIAQIYGIEMSVGQQVTMLLVLMLTSKGIAGVPRASLVIIVATCSMFGIPPEGIALILPIDHFCDMGRSMTNVLGNALATSAVSKWEGQLDNHGGDM
- a CDS encoding phytanoyl-CoA dioxygenase family protein encodes the protein MNLQQHKNKIADKGFSVISNVFSEEEIEKISTVIQNIDTSKETFRKSEDLFAIRQFLKEVSEVKDLIFNENLKTIIKEIFGENYFVVKSIYFDKPEKSNWYVAYHQDLTISVDKKINLENFGPWTTKQNQFAVQPPIHILENIFTVRIHLDDTDENNGALKVVPKSHSKGIYRPETIDWNVETENICNVEKGGIMIMKPLLLHGSNRTTNGKRRRVIHIEFSDVELQKELHWSERLK
- a CDS encoding alpha/beta hydrolase codes for the protein MIFRKQVILVSIGIVFLSCNKDKKLQPESVKKPEVSTITFPVWEKSIPDSELVTGTETYNDGMISNVSNPAITIFSPAKNNTGVAIIVFPGGGYNKLAIELEGSEICKWLSSIGITGVLLKYRVPASGPHYDKDCNCEKDPIKPLALQDAQRALGLIRYQAKELKINPNKIGVMGFSAGGHLVADISNHYKKRAYTIADNADKISCRPDFALAFYPGHMRFHTDKPYELNRTISVDSKTPPTFILHAGNDSINSVENSLVYYMALQKAGVPAEFHIYEEGGHAFGLNQSAQKIPNWSELPIADWEKLVERWLRTIKMTSH